One part of the Alligator mississippiensis isolate rAllMis1 chromosome 3, rAllMis1, whole genome shotgun sequence genome encodes these proteins:
- the VXN gene encoding vexin isoform X1: MHQIYSCGDENLEVFTTVISSKSCSPARRKVKGTQRILAKSVVAASDCRPPRMDELLPRQGDLIQVLYRQDEVRNFGCLQKSQQRFFPGKCAAKHMGSSEQESSKSYANHSDGKFSFPASPVTHIKMKRAVVTASTTDDSAFAEDYRRHSKKNTDYDLALTPGAEASLPLTGSNLCGTPGILRKMWMKHKKKPEYLGATNSAFEAD; this comes from the exons ATGCATCAGATTTACAGCTGCGGCGATGAAAATTTAGAAGTTTTCACCACTGTGATTTCATCCAAAT CATGCAGTCCAGCCAGAAGGAAAGTCAAAGGCACACAACGCATTCTAGCAAAGAGC GTGGTAGCAGCGTCTGATTGTCGACCTCCCAGGATGGATGAGTTGCTGCCACGCCAAGGTGATCTCATCCAAGTCCTGTACAGGCAGGATGAGGTGAGGAACTTTGGCTGCCTGCAAAAGAGCCAGCAGCGATTCTTTCCTGGCAAATGTGCAGCCAAGCACA TGGGAAGTTCTGAACAAGAGTCATCCAAGTCCTATGCTAACCACTCAGATGGAAAATTTTCA TTTCCGGCATCCCCAGTTACCCACATCAAAATGAAACGGGCTGTAGTCACAGCATCAACTACAGATGACAGTGCTTTTGCAGAAGA CTACAGAAGGCACTCAAAGAAGAACACCGACTATGACTTAGCCTTGACCCCAGGAGCAGAAGCTTCTTTACCTCTGACAGGCAGCAACTTGTGTGGAACACCTGGCATcctgagaaaaatgtggatgaaGCACAAGAAGAAGCCAGAATATCTAGGAGCAACAAACAGTGCCTTTGAAGCAGACTGA
- the VXN gene encoding vexin isoform X2, translated as MQLNSIRTKQSCQQGVHSRRDREIMLHPANHSWTTDPSSVKAVKTETASCLHCMQSSQKESQRHTTHSSKELGSSEQESSKSYANHSDGKFSFPASPVTHIKMKRAVVTASTTDDSAFAEDYRRHSKKNTDYDLALTPGAEASLPLTGSNLCGTPGILRKMWMKHKKKPEYLGATNSAFEAD; from the exons atgcAATTGAACAGTATAAGAACGAAACAGAgttgccagcaaggtgtgcactccaggagagacagagagatcatGCTGCACCCAGCTAATCATTCCTGGACGACAGATCCAAGCTCAGTGAAGGCTGTAAAGACAGAAacagcttcctgcctgcattg CATGCAGTCCAGCCAGAAGGAAAGTCAAAGGCACACAACGCATTCTAGCAAAGAGC TGGGAAGTTCTGAACAAGAGTCATCCAAGTCCTATGCTAACCACTCAGATGGAAAATTTTCA TTTCCGGCATCCCCAGTTACCCACATCAAAATGAAACGGGCTGTAGTCACAGCATCAACTACAGATGACAGTGCTTTTGCAGAAGA CTACAGAAGGCACTCAAAGAAGAACACCGACTATGACTTAGCCTTGACCCCAGGAGCAGAAGCTTCTTTACCTCTGACAGGCAGCAACTTGTGTGGAACACCTGGCATcctgagaaaaatgtggatgaaGCACAAGAAGAAGCCAGAATATCTAGGAGCAACAAACAGTGCCTTTGAAGCAGACTGA